A single Cellulomonas sp. SLBN-39 DNA region contains:
- the argB gene encoding acetylglutamate kinase: MSENGPTTAPVRDDFVFDTRTDLRPDQKAEVLVEALPWLQKFSGALVVVKYGGNAMIDDDLKRAFAEDMVFLRQVGLRPVVVHGGGPQINAMLDRLDIASEFRGGLRVTTPEAMDVVRMVLTGQVSRELVGLLNAHGPHAVGLSGEDGGLFQARRRSAVVDGQEVDVGLVGDVVHVNPGAVLDLLDSRRIPVVSTVAPDVDDPTQVLNVNADTAAAALAVALGARKLIVLTDVEGLYTDWPDRSSLVRRIRASTLAELLPRLDAGMRPKMEACWRAVEGGVPRAHVIDGRAPHSVLVEVFTSDGIGTMVLPDVEPADAPFTTPVPAVAPRTAPGA; this comes from the coding sequence ATGAGCGAGAACGGCCCGACGACCGCCCCGGTGCGCGACGACTTCGTCTTCGACACCCGCACCGACCTGCGCCCCGACCAGAAGGCCGAGGTGCTCGTCGAGGCGCTGCCCTGGCTGCAGAAGTTCTCCGGCGCGCTCGTCGTCGTCAAGTACGGCGGCAACGCCATGATCGACGACGACCTCAAGCGGGCCTTCGCCGAGGACATGGTGTTCCTGCGCCAGGTCGGCCTGCGCCCGGTCGTCGTGCACGGCGGCGGCCCGCAGATCAACGCGATGCTCGACCGCCTCGACATCGCCAGCGAGTTCCGCGGCGGGCTGCGCGTGACGACGCCCGAGGCGATGGACGTCGTCCGCATGGTGCTGACCGGGCAGGTCTCGCGCGAGCTGGTGGGCCTGCTCAACGCGCACGGCCCGCACGCGGTGGGCCTGTCGGGGGAGGACGGCGGCCTGTTCCAGGCGCGCCGGCGCAGCGCGGTGGTCGACGGCCAGGAGGTCGACGTCGGCCTCGTCGGCGACGTCGTGCACGTCAACCCCGGCGCGGTCCTCGACCTGCTCGACTCCCGGCGCATCCCCGTCGTCTCCACGGTCGCCCCCGACGTCGACGACCCCACCCAGGTGCTCAACGTCAACGCGGACACCGCCGCCGCCGCGCTCGCGGTCGCGCTCGGCGCGCGCAAGCTCATCGTCCTCACGGACGTGGAGGGCCTGTACACCGACTGGCCCGACCGGTCGTCGCTGGTGCGTCGCATCCGCGCGTCGACGCTCGCCGAGCTGCTCCCGCGCCTGGACGCCGGGATGCGCCCGAAGATGGAGGCCTGCTGGCGCGCCGTCGAGGGCGGCGTTCCCCGCGCCCACGTCATCGACGGCCGGGCTCCCCACTCGGTCCTCGTCGAGGTCTTCACCTCTGACGGCATCGGCACGATGGTCCTGCCCGACGTCGAGCCCGCCGACGCCCCCTTCACCACACCCGTCCCCGCGGTCGCCCCGCGGACCGCCCCGGGAGCCTGA
- a CDS encoding helix-turn-helix domain-containing protein: MRTGVSDELMTEEDTLLTTGEVAKLLGVSRQHVVDLCDRGDLEYVTTGSHRRIRRAEVERVRWGSARMSAEQRRTWLLAVAVAGKLAVYPGPTLELARDNLRALQERHPRGQAARVLAGWEKALDGPLDAVLTLLTSPTQRAREMRGHAPFAGVLSDGEREAVLRAAR; this comes from the coding sequence GTGCGCACGGGTGTCTCGGACGAGCTGATGACCGAGGAGGACACCCTCCTCACCACCGGCGAGGTGGCGAAGCTCCTGGGCGTCTCCCGCCAGCACGTCGTCGACCTGTGCGACCGGGGTGACCTGGAGTACGTCACGACGGGCTCGCACCGGCGGATCCGCCGCGCGGAGGTCGAGCGGGTGCGGTGGGGCTCGGCCCGCATGTCCGCCGAGCAGCGCCGCACCTGGCTCCTCGCGGTCGCGGTCGCGGGCAAGCTCGCGGTCTACCCGGGCCCGACGCTCGAGCTGGCGCGCGACAACCTGCGCGCGCTGCAGGAGCGGCACCCGCGCGGGCAGGCGGCCCGGGTGCTCGCCGGGTGGGAGAAGGCTCTCGACGGTCCGCTCGACGCCGTGCTGACGCTCCTGACGTCCCCGACGCAGCGCGCCCGCGAGATGCGCGGCCACGCCCCGTTCGCCGGGGTGCTCAGCGACGGCGAGCGCGAGGCGGTCCTGCGCGCGGCGCGCTGA
- a CDS encoding DsbA family oxidoreductase encodes MTTLTSPTFAAPPRTVTVEIWSDVACPWCFIGKRRFATALAGFEHRAHVEVVWRSYQLSPDTPAGPGRPEIDALVEMKGMPREQVEQMFAHVTDVAAGDGLRYDFARTLAFNTFDAHRLLHLAARVGGAELTERTTEALFSAHFEQGVDLGAPGALVTIAAGAGFGAHGWDDARVAEALASDAEADAVRADLRTARELGITGVPFFVVDRRYAVSGAQPAEVLAQLLDAGWREANPLVPATAADACTDDGC; translated from the coding sequence GTGACCACGCTCACCTCCCCCACGTTCGCCGCCCCGCCGCGCACCGTCACCGTCGAGATCTGGTCCGACGTCGCGTGCCCCTGGTGCTTCATCGGCAAGCGACGCTTCGCCACCGCCCTGGCCGGGTTCGAGCACCGCGCCCACGTCGAGGTGGTCTGGCGCTCCTACCAGCTCTCCCCCGACACCCCCGCCGGGCCGGGGCGCCCCGAGATCGACGCGCTCGTCGAGATGAAGGGCATGCCGCGGGAGCAGGTCGAGCAGATGTTCGCCCACGTGACCGACGTCGCCGCCGGCGACGGGCTGCGGTACGACTTCGCCCGCACGCTCGCGTTCAACACCTTCGACGCGCACCGCCTGCTGCACCTGGCGGCACGCGTCGGCGGTGCCGAGCTGACCGAGCGGACCACGGAGGCGCTGTTCTCCGCCCACTTCGAGCAGGGCGTCGACCTGGGCGCGCCCGGGGCTCTCGTCACGATCGCCGCCGGTGCCGGGTTCGGGGCGCACGGCTGGGACGACGCGCGGGTCGCCGAGGCGCTCGCGTCCGACGCCGAGGCCGACGCCGTGCGCGCCGACCTGCGCACCGCGCGCGAGCTCGGTATCACCGGCGTGCCGTTCTTCGTCGTCGACCGGCGCTACGCCGTCTCGGGCGCGCAGCCGGCCGAGGTGCTCGCCCAGCTCCTCGACGCCGGCTGGCGCGAGGCCAACCCCCTCGTCCCGGCCACGGCGGCCGACGCCTGCACCGACGACGGCTGCTGA
- a CDS encoding argininosuccinate synthase codes for MTERVVLAYSGGLDTSVAIGWIAEATGAEVIAVAVDVGQGGEDLEVIRRRALDCGAVEAYVADARDEFATEYCMPALKANGLYLDRYPLVSALSRPVIVKHLVRAARQFGATTVAHGCTGKGNDQVRFEVGITSLAPDLKCLAPVRDLALTRDKAIEYAEKHRLPIATTKHNPFSIDQNVWGRAVETGFLEDIWNGPTKDVYTYTDDPTFPPVADEVVVTFEQGVPVALDGVAVTPLQAIQEMNRRAGAQGVGRIDIVEDRLVGIKSREVYEAPGAIALIAAHQELENVTVEREQARFKRQVEQRWTELVYDGQWFSPLKRSLDVFVEDTQRYVSGDVRLVLHGGRATVTGRRSDASLYDFNLATYDTGDTFDQSAARGFIEIYGLSSKLAAARDVTFGNAPDLGPAGGLTGA; via the coding sequence ATGACCGAACGCGTCGTCCTCGCCTACTCCGGCGGTCTGGACACCTCGGTGGCCATCGGCTGGATCGCCGAGGCCACCGGTGCCGAGGTGATCGCCGTGGCGGTCGACGTCGGCCAGGGCGGGGAGGACCTCGAGGTCATCCGCCGCCGCGCGCTCGACTGCGGCGCCGTCGAGGCCTACGTGGCGGACGCGCGCGACGAGTTCGCGACCGAGTACTGCATGCCCGCCCTCAAGGCCAACGGGCTGTACCTCGACCGGTACCCGCTGGTCTCGGCGCTCTCGCGTCCCGTCATCGTCAAGCACCTCGTGCGCGCCGCGCGGCAGTTCGGCGCGACGACCGTGGCCCACGGCTGCACCGGCAAGGGCAACGACCAGGTCCGGTTCGAGGTCGGCATCACCTCCCTCGCGCCCGACCTGAAGTGCCTGGCCCCCGTCCGCGACCTGGCGCTGACCCGCGACAAGGCCATCGAGTACGCCGAGAAGCACCGGCTGCCCATCGCCACGACGAAGCACAACCCGTTCTCGATCGACCAGAACGTGTGGGGCCGCGCGGTCGAGACCGGCTTCCTCGAGGACATCTGGAACGGCCCGACCAAGGACGTCTACACGTACACGGACGACCCGACGTTCCCGCCGGTCGCCGACGAGGTCGTCGTCACGTTCGAGCAGGGCGTGCCCGTGGCGCTCGACGGCGTGGCCGTGACGCCCCTGCAGGCGATCCAGGAGATGAACCGGCGCGCCGGGGCCCAGGGCGTCGGCCGCATCGACATCGTCGAGGACCGTCTCGTCGGCATCAAGTCCCGTGAGGTCTACGAGGCACCCGGCGCGATCGCCCTGATCGCGGCGCACCAGGAGCTCGAGAACGTCACGGTCGAGCGCGAGCAGGCCCGGTTCAAGCGCCAGGTCGAGCAGCGCTGGACCGAGCTGGTCTACGACGGCCAGTGGTTCAGCCCGCTCAAGCGTTCGCTCGACGTGTTCGTCGAGGACACCCAGCGCTACGTCTCCGGCGACGTCCGCCTCGTGCTCCACGGCGGGCGGGCCACGGTCACGGGCCGTCGTTCGGACGCCAGCCTCTACGACTTCAACCTCGCGACCTACGACACCGGCGACACGTTCGACCAGTCGGCGGCCCGCGGCTTCATCGAGATCTACGGCCTGAGCTCGAAGCTGGCGGCCGCCCGCGACGTGACGTTCGGCAACGCCCCCGACCTGGGCCCGGCCGGCGGCCTGACGGGGGCCTGA
- the argJ gene encoding bifunctional glutamate N-acetyltransferase/amino-acid acetyltransferase ArgJ: protein MTDHLGPALQGTSPGTSPGVTAAAGFRASGVTAGLKASGSPDLALVVNDGPRQVGAAVFTTNRVVGAPVTWSRQVVRDGVVAAVVLNSGGANVATGPRGFQDAHATAEKVAAGLGVSAGDVVVCSTGLIGVPLASERLFAGIGPAVEALADGAGPDAATAIMTTDSVPKTAHVRVETPDGAFVVGGMAKGAGMLAPAMATMLSVLTTDADVDAATADAALRAATAVTFDRVDSDGCMSTSDTVTLLASGASGVAPAADVFADAVLRVCASLARQLVADAEGASHDIAVHVQGATTQDAAVAVARAVTRSNLFKAAMFGNDPNWGRIIAQVGTVPEHVAPYDPAALDVTINGLQICRAGGAHEDPAQLDLAAAREVHVVVDLHAGDAAATVWTNDLTHDYVHENSAYST, encoded by the coding sequence GTGACCGACCACCTCGGACCCGCCCTGCAGGGCACGTCCCCCGGCACGTCGCCGGGGGTGACGGCCGCCGCGGGCTTCCGTGCGTCCGGCGTCACCGCCGGCCTGAAGGCGTCGGGCTCGCCCGACCTCGCGCTCGTCGTCAACGACGGCCCCCGCCAGGTCGGCGCCGCGGTGTTCACCACCAACCGCGTGGTCGGTGCACCGGTCACCTGGTCCCGGCAGGTCGTGCGCGACGGGGTCGTGGCCGCGGTCGTCCTCAACTCCGGCGGCGCGAACGTGGCCACCGGCCCGCGCGGCTTCCAGGACGCCCACGCCACGGCCGAGAAGGTCGCGGCCGGGCTCGGCGTCTCGGCCGGTGACGTCGTCGTGTGCTCCACGGGTCTGATCGGGGTGCCCCTGGCCAGCGAGCGGCTCTTCGCCGGCATCGGCCCCGCGGTCGAGGCGCTCGCCGACGGTGCCGGCCCCGACGCCGCCACGGCCATCATGACCACCGACAGCGTGCCGAAGACCGCGCACGTGCGCGTCGAGACCCCTGACGGGGCGTTCGTCGTGGGCGGCATGGCCAAGGGTGCGGGCATGCTCGCCCCGGCGATGGCCACGATGCTCAGCGTCCTCACGACCGACGCCGACGTCGATGCCGCCACCGCGGACGCCGCGCTGCGGGCCGCCACGGCCGTCACCTTCGACCGCGTCGACTCCGACGGCTGCATGTCGACGTCCGACACGGTGACCCTCCTGGCGTCCGGCGCGAGCGGCGTCGCGCCTGCCGCGGACGTCTTCGCCGACGCGGTCCTGCGCGTCTGCGCGTCGCTCGCCCGCCAGCTCGTCGCCGACGCCGAGGGCGCGTCGCACGACATCGCGGTGCACGTGCAGGGTGCGACCACGCAGGACGCGGCCGTCGCGGTCGCCCGTGCGGTGACCCGGTCCAACCTGTTCAAGGCCGCGATGTTCGGCAACGACCCCAACTGGGGCCGGATCATCGCCCAGGTCGGCACCGTCCCGGAGCACGTCGCGCCCTACGACCCCGCCGCGCTCGACGTCACGATCAACGGCCTGCAGATCTGCCGCGCGGGCGGCGCGCACGAGGACCCGGCCCAGCTCGACCTGGCCGCGGCCCGCGAGGTGCACGTCGTCGTCGACCTGCACGCCGGCGACGCCGCGGCCACCGTCTGGACCAACGACCTCACGCACGACTACGTCCACGAGAACAGCGCGTACTCCACATGA
- the argC gene encoding N-acetyl-gamma-glutamyl-phosphate reductase, translating to MTFSVAVAGASGYAGGEVLRLLLEHPQARIGTLTAHASAGTPLGAHHPHLLDLADRVLEPTTAQALAGHDVVVLALPHGASGRLAAELEALGEDPVVLDLGADHRLVDAADWEAYYGSPHAGTWTYGLPELVVGAGGARQRERLVGARRIAVPGCNVTAVTLGLQPGVAACLLDTTDLVAVLAVGYSGAGKALKPHLLASEALGAAVPYAVGGTHRHVPEIAQNLRSAGAAEVRTSFTPVLVPLARGILATATARLAPDVDPAVLRETWTAAYADEPFVHVLPEGTWPTTASTTGANTALVQVAYDARARRVVTVTAIDNLVKGTAGGAVQSLNLALGLPETLGLPRNGVAP from the coding sequence ATGACGTTCAGCGTGGCGGTCGCCGGGGCCAGCGGGTACGCCGGCGGGGAGGTCCTGCGCCTCCTGCTCGAGCACCCGCAGGCCCGCATCGGCACCCTCACCGCGCACGCGAGCGCGGGCACGCCGCTCGGTGCCCACCACCCCCACCTGCTCGACCTGGCCGACCGGGTCCTGGAGCCGACGACCGCCCAGGCGCTCGCGGGGCACGACGTCGTCGTCCTGGCGCTGCCGCACGGTGCGAGCGGCCGGCTCGCGGCCGAGCTCGAGGCCCTCGGCGAGGACCCCGTCGTCCTCGACCTGGGGGCCGACCACCGGCTCGTCGACGCCGCGGACTGGGAGGCGTACTACGGCAGCCCCCACGCCGGCACCTGGACGTACGGGCTGCCCGAGCTCGTCGTCGGTGCGGGCGGCGCCCGTCAGCGCGAGCGGCTCGTCGGCGCCCGGCGGATCGCGGTCCCCGGGTGCAACGTGACCGCCGTGACGCTCGGCCTGCAGCCCGGCGTGGCCGCGTGCCTGCTCGACACGACCGACCTCGTGGCCGTCCTGGCGGTCGGGTACTCCGGGGCGGGCAAGGCGCTCAAGCCGCACCTGCTCGCGTCCGAGGCGCTCGGCGCGGCGGTCCCGTACGCGGTCGGCGGCACCCACCGGCACGTGCCGGAGATCGCCCAGAACCTGCGCTCCGCGGGTGCGGCCGAGGTCCGCACGTCGTTCACGCCCGTCCTCGTCCCGCTCGCCCGCGGCATCCTCGCGACCGCCACCGCACGGCTCGCCCCGGACGTCGACCCCGCGGTGCTGCGCGAGACGTGGACCGCCGCGTACGCCGACGAGCCGTTCGTGCACGTCCTGCCCGAGGGCACCTGGCCGACGACGGCGTCCACCACGGGGGCCAACACCGCGCTCGTCCAGGTCGCGTACGACGCCCGTGCCCGGCGCGTGGTCACCGTCACCGCGATCGACAACCTCGTGAAGGGCACCGCCGGCGGTGCGGTGCAGTCCCTCAACCTCGCCCTCGGCCTGCCGGAGACCCTCGGCCTCCCCCGGAACGGAGTCGCCCCGTGA
- the argF gene encoding ornithine carbamoyltransferase yields MTRHFLRDDDLTPAEQREVLELALAFRDDRFIRTPLAGPRAVAVIFDKPTLRTQVSFATGIAELGGFPLTVDGTLARIGVRESVADTARVLGRQAAAVVWRTHAQARIEEMAAHAGVPVVNALTDDFHPCQVLADLTTVAQHRGGVAALAGTTLAFVGDGANNMAHSYLLGGATAGLHVRVGCPAGAAPDPAVVARAAEVAATTGGSVRVVHDLAEAVAGADVVATDTWVSMGQEDVGPERQAQLVPFRLDAAALALAAPDALVLHCLPAYRGKEITADVLDGPQSVVWDEAENRLHAQKALLSFLLERR; encoded by the coding sequence ATGACCCGCCACTTCCTGCGCGACGACGACCTGACCCCCGCCGAGCAGCGGGAGGTCCTCGAGCTCGCCCTGGCGTTCCGCGACGACCGCTTCATCCGCACACCCCTGGCCGGGCCGCGCGCCGTCGCTGTCATCTTCGACAAGCCGACCCTGCGCACCCAGGTGAGCTTCGCGACGGGCATCGCCGAGCTCGGCGGGTTCCCGCTCACGGTGGACGGCACCCTGGCCCGCATCGGCGTGCGCGAGTCCGTCGCCGACACCGCCCGCGTCCTCGGCCGCCAGGCGGCGGCCGTGGTGTGGCGCACGCACGCGCAGGCGCGCATCGAGGAGATGGCCGCCCACGCGGGCGTCCCCGTCGTCAACGCCCTGACCGACGACTTCCACCCGTGCCAGGTCCTCGCCGACCTCACCACGGTCGCCCAGCACCGCGGGGGCGTCGCCGCGCTCGCGGGCACCACCCTGGCCTTCGTCGGCGACGGCGCCAACAACATGGCGCACTCCTACCTGCTCGGCGGCGCCACGGCGGGCCTGCACGTGCGCGTGGGCTGCCCGGCCGGCGCGGCACCCGACCCTGCGGTCGTGGCACGCGCGGCCGAGGTCGCGGCGACGACCGGGGGCTCGGTCCGCGTCGTGCACGACCTGGCCGAGGCCGTCGCCGGCGCGGACGTCGTGGCGACGGACACGTGGGTCTCCATGGGCCAGGAGGACGTCGGCCCCGAGCGCCAGGCGCAGCTCGTCCCGTTCCGTCTCGACGCGGCGGCCCTGGCGCTGGCCGCCCCCGACGCCCTGGTCCTGCACTGCCTGCCGGCGTACCGCGGCAAGGAGATCACCGCCGACGTCCTCGACGGCCCGCAGTCGGTCGTCTGGGACGAGGCGGAGAACCGCCTGCACGCCCAGAAGGCCCTGCTGTCGTTCCTGCTGGAGCGACGATGA
- a CDS encoding acetylornithine transaminase translates to MTTTGTPGAPHEATTPTDPPPGGQLPAQAGGHLARHRGPEEALPLPPADGSVAQWTDRYTHAVMDTFGPPQRVLVRGEGPYVWDADGRRYLDLLGGIAVNSLGHAHPTLTAAVSAQLGTLGHVSNFFASPTQITLAERLVELAQAPTGSRVFFTNSGTEANEAAFKLARRHSAGTRPRVLALEGSFHGRTMGALALTHKAAYREPFEPLPAGVEFLPFGDADALRAAFATDGDQVAALVVEPIQGEAGVRPLPPGWLALARELTTEHGALLVLDEVQTGMGRTGRWFAHHHPHLGGGVVPDAVTVAKGLGGGFPVGALIAFGPQVAGLLGRGQHGTTFGGNPVAAAAALATIGVVERDGLLANVRDLGERLRERLRGTGNPLVREVRGEGLLVAVELTAPVAAVVAARALDAGTIVNPCTPTTLRLAPPYVLTDEQVQPFVDLVAALPADLAVPEETR, encoded by the coding sequence ATGACGACGACGGGAACGCCCGGCGCCCCGCACGAGGCCACGACGCCGACCGACCCGCCCCCCGGCGGGCAGCTCCCGGCGCAGGCGGGCGGCCACCTGGCCCGGCACCGCGGCCCGGAGGAGGCCCTCCCGCTGCCGCCCGCGGACGGTTCCGTCGCGCAGTGGACCGACCGGTACACCCACGCGGTCATGGACACCTTCGGCCCGCCGCAGCGTGTCCTCGTGCGCGGCGAGGGCCCGTACGTCTGGGACGCCGACGGCCGCCGCTACCTCGACCTGCTCGGCGGGATCGCGGTCAACTCCCTCGGTCACGCGCACCCGACGCTGACCGCGGCGGTCAGCGCCCAGCTCGGGACGCTGGGCCACGTGTCGAACTTCTTCGCCAGCCCGACGCAGATCACGCTGGCCGAGCGCCTCGTCGAGCTCGCCCAGGCGCCCACGGGCTCGCGGGTGTTCTTCACCAACTCGGGCACCGAGGCCAACGAGGCCGCGTTCAAGCTCGCCCGCCGCCACTCCGCCGGCACCCGGCCCCGGGTCCTGGCGCTGGAGGGATCGTTCCACGGCCGCACGATGGGTGCGCTCGCCCTGACGCACAAGGCCGCGTACCGGGAGCCGTTCGAGCCGCTGCCCGCCGGGGTCGAGTTCCTGCCCTTCGGCGACGCCGACGCGCTGCGGGCGGCGTTCGCCACCGACGGCGACCAGGTGGCGGCGCTGGTGGTCGAGCCCATCCAGGGCGAGGCCGGCGTGCGCCCGCTGCCCCCGGGGTGGCTCGCCCTGGCCCGCGAGCTCACCACCGAGCACGGCGCCCTGCTGGTCCTGGACGAGGTCCAGACGGGCATGGGGCGCACCGGCCGCTGGTTCGCCCACCACCACCCGCACCTGGGCGGCGGGGTCGTGCCCGACGCCGTCACCGTCGCCAAGGGCCTCGGCGGCGGCTTCCCCGTCGGCGCCCTCATCGCCTTCGGCCCGCAGGTCGCGGGCCTGCTGGGCCGCGGCCAGCACGGCACCACGTTCGGCGGCAACCCCGTCGCCGCCGCGGCCGCGCTCGCGACGATCGGCGTGGTCGAGCGTGACGGGCTGCTCGCCAACGTGCGCGACCTCGGCGAGCGCCTGCGGGAGCGCCTGCGCGGCACCGGCAACCCCCTGGTCCGCGAGGTGCGCGGCGAGGGCCTGCTCGTGGCCGTCGAGCTGACCGCCCCGGTCGCAGCCGTCGTCGCGGCCCGCGCCCTGGACGCCGGCACGATCGTCAACCCCTGCACCCCGACCACGCTGCGCCTGGCCCCGCCCTACGTCCTCACCGACGAGCAGGTCCAGCCGTTCGTCGACCTGGTCGCGGCCCTGCCCGCGGACCTCGCCGTGCCCGAGGAGACCCGATGA
- a CDS encoding quinone oxidoreductase, with the protein MRAVTAARPGGPEVLRVVDVPDPEPAPGQVVVRVAAAGVNFIDTYRRSGTYRMPFPHVVGSEGAGRVVALGAGVTTATVGDRVAWASAPGSCAELVAVAADDLIAVPDAVDDRTAAALPLQGLTAHYLTTSTFPLGPGHDVLLHAAAGGVGLLLTQLAAARGARVVATVGSAAKEELARAAGAAEVVRYRELDDLTTQLPERVRALTGGRGVDVVYDGVGRDTFDASLAALARRGTLVLFGASSGPVPPVDLQRLNAGGSLFVTRPTLADHTATRAELDQRAGELLDAVASGALHVRVGATYPLADAAAAHRALEARSTTGKVLLLP; encoded by the coding sequence GTGCGAGCCGTCACCGCAGCCCGCCCCGGCGGGCCCGAGGTCCTCCGGGTCGTCGACGTGCCCGATCCCGAGCCCGCACCCGGGCAGGTCGTCGTGCGCGTCGCCGCGGCGGGGGTCAACTTCATCGACACCTACCGGCGCAGCGGCACCTACCGTATGCCGTTCCCCCACGTCGTGGGCTCGGAGGGCGCCGGCCGCGTCGTCGCCCTCGGGGCCGGCGTCACGACGGCCACCGTCGGGGACCGCGTCGCGTGGGCGTCCGCACCGGGCTCGTGCGCCGAGCTCGTCGCCGTCGCCGCGGACGACCTCATCGCCGTGCCCGACGCCGTCGACGACCGGACCGCCGCCGCCCTGCCCCTGCAGGGCCTGACCGCGCACTACCTCACGACCTCCACGTTCCCCCTCGGGCCGGGGCACGACGTGCTGCTGCACGCCGCGGCCGGGGGCGTGGGGCTGCTGCTCACGCAGCTGGCAGCCGCCCGAGGCGCGCGCGTCGTCGCCACCGTCGGGTCCGCCGCCAAGGAGGAGCTCGCGCGCGCGGCCGGGGCCGCCGAGGTCGTGCGGTACCGCGAGCTCGACGACCTCACCACGCAGCTGCCCGAGCGCGTGCGCGCGCTCACCGGCGGACGCGGCGTCGACGTCGTGTACGACGGCGTCGGCAGGGACACCTTCGACGCCTCGCTCGCCGCGCTCGCCCGCCGCGGCACGCTCGTGCTGTTCGGCGCGTCCTCCGGCCCCGTCCCGCCGGTGGACCTGCAGCGCCTGAACGCGGGCGGCTCGCTGTTCGTGACCCGACCCACCCTCGCCGACCACACCGCCACGCGGGCCGAGCTGGACCAGCGGGCCGGCGAGTTGCTCGACGCCGTCGCCTCCGGGGCGCTGCACGTGCGCGTCGGCGCGACGTACCCCCTGGCCGACGCGGCCGCCGCCCACCGCGCGCTCGAGGCGCGCAGCACCACCGGAAAGGTCCTCCTCCTGCCGTGA
- a CDS encoding arginine repressor, protein MTTGTGAVPSTKAARHALIRALLHRGAVHSQGELADLLAEEGVNVTQATLSRDLVELRAVKIRTPAGALAYAVPGEGGDRTPTTSDPEQLAARLARLCAELLVTAEASGNLVVLRTPPGAAQFLASAIDHSILPQVLGTIAGDDTVLVICRAPDGGDAVADRFLALAGEG, encoded by the coding sequence ATGACCACCGGGACGGGTGCGGTCCCGTCGACCAAGGCGGCCCGCCACGCGCTGATCCGTGCGCTGCTGCACCGCGGCGCCGTGCACTCCCAGGGCGAGCTCGCGGACCTCCTCGCGGAGGAGGGTGTCAACGTCACGCAGGCCACGCTCAGCCGCGACCTCGTGGAGCTGCGCGCGGTGAAGATCCGCACCCCGGCGGGCGCCCTCGCGTACGCCGTGCCCGGGGAGGGCGGCGACCGCACCCCCACCACGTCCGACCCCGAGCAGCTCGCGGCCCGCCTCGCGCGCCTGTGCGCCGAGCTGCTGGTGACGGCCGAGGCGTCGGGCAACCTCGTCGTGCTGCGCACGCCGCCGGGGGCGGCGCAGTTCCTCGCGTCGGCCATCGACCACTCGATCCTCCCGCAGGTCCTCGGCACGATCGCCGGCGACGACACGGTCCTCGTGATCTGCCGCGCCCCGGACGGCGGCGACGCGGTCGCGGACCGCTTCCTCGCGCTCGCGGGCGAGGGCTGA